The following are encoded in a window of Tessaracoccus flavescens genomic DNA:
- a CDS encoding DUF2207 domain-containing protein: MRRSNDLLFDYVGFLWTSPTGADVTVHREDEARTIAMRVGEENTWYDTPEDYTLTYTVRGLIDTDNAESGLDEFNWDAIGTGWDLPISNVSAEVHGPAPIEAAYCHHGRTLDDPCEATPSGTGATFSSPDLAPHEAFQVTASYPSGTFPGVDVNLVDRPGPRTWFRPTPASLGLGGALPAVALVVLYAVRRGQRDEVFVDLPPGMLPAGGTSGRIGPAPRKRPVVAVAFTPPDASPAEIGVLMDGRVDAVELSSTLVDLAARRLIAIESTGSGFRFTLLQQPPGTRLKNYESSLLATMFGSGTVVTSAELNKNRKAGQRFVKLLDEAVRAKGWMIRHGRTGSVGLRGAGVMITWLGLMFTAFVAAFGFALAGLPILLLGVGLFALSFKRASYKAKGSAVRAQAEAFKLYLSTAERDTLRFEEGVEIFSRYLPYAMVFGVADRWAGLFESLAREGVYRADTSWYHGSDISRASGFAGSMSSLSTSLSSVTRSAVSSGVGGGTSGSSGGSGSSGGGGMGGSGGSSW, translated from the coding sequence ATGCGACGGTCGAATGACCTGCTCTTCGACTATGTCGGCTTCCTCTGGACCTCCCCGACAGGTGCAGACGTCACGGTGCACCGGGAGGACGAAGCGAGGACGATCGCGATGCGCGTCGGCGAGGAGAACACCTGGTATGACACGCCCGAGGACTACACCCTCACCTACACCGTCAGGGGACTGATCGACACGGACAACGCCGAGAGTGGGCTCGACGAGTTCAACTGGGACGCGATCGGCACCGGGTGGGATCTGCCGATCTCGAACGTGTCGGCCGAGGTGCACGGCCCCGCCCCGATCGAGGCCGCCTACTGCCATCACGGCCGCACGCTCGACGACCCGTGCGAAGCGACGCCTTCCGGAACGGGCGCGACCTTCTCGTCCCCCGACCTCGCACCCCACGAGGCGTTCCAGGTGACGGCGAGCTATCCCAGCGGCACCTTCCCCGGCGTGGATGTGAATCTGGTTGATCGTCCAGGGCCGCGCACGTGGTTCCGCCCCACCCCGGCCTCGCTCGGCCTTGGCGGCGCGTTGCCGGCGGTGGCGCTTGTCGTGCTCTACGCGGTGCGCCGCGGGCAGCGTGACGAGGTCTTCGTGGACCTGCCACCGGGGATGCTCCCGGCGGGAGGAACGTCCGGACGGATCGGACCCGCGCCGAGGAAGCGACCCGTGGTGGCGGTCGCCTTCACCCCTCCCGATGCCTCACCGGCCGAGATCGGCGTGCTCATGGATGGACGCGTCGACGCCGTCGAACTCTCCAGCACCCTCGTCGATCTCGCCGCCCGCAGGCTGATCGCCATCGAGTCGACCGGGTCCGGGTTCCGGTTCACCCTGCTCCAGCAGCCTCCTGGCACCCGGCTCAAGAACTACGAGAGCTCGTTGCTTGCCACCATGTTCGGCTCGGGAACCGTCGTCACCTCGGCGGAGCTGAACAAGAACCGGAAGGCCGGCCAGCGCTTCGTCAAGCTGCTCGACGAGGCCGTCCGGGCAAAGGGCTGGATGATCAGGCACGGGCGCACGGGCAGCGTCGGCCTCCGTGGCGCTGGTGTCATGATCACCTGGCTGGGCCTCATGTTCACGGCCTTCGTCGCGGCCTTCGGCTTCGCGTTGGCCGGCCTGCCGATCCTGCTGCTCGGGGTCGGGCTGTTCGCCCTCTCCTTCAAGCGGGCCTCCTACAAGGCAAAGGGCTCGGCCGTCCGGGCCCAGGCCGAAGCGTTCAAGCTCTACCTCTCCACCGCGGAGCGCGACACGCTGCGCTTCGAGGAGGGCGTGGAGATCTTCTCCAGATACCTTCCCTACGCGATGGTCTTCGGGGTCGCCGACCGGTGGGCAGGACTGTTCGAGTCCCTTGCCCGCGAGGGCGTCTACCGGGCAGACACCTCGTGGTACCACGGCAGCGACATATCCCGGGCGAGCGGCTTCGCCGGCTCCATGTCATCACTGTCGACGTCCTTGAGTTCGGTGACCAGATCGGCCGTCAGCAGCGGAGTCGGCGGCGGCACGAGCGGCTCCTCCGGAGGGTCAGGCAGCAGCGGCGGTGGGGGGATGGGCGGCAGCGGCGGCAGCAGCTGGTAA
- a CDS encoding DUF2207 domain-containing protein, producing MGTPRVGPHRARDDLAGHAARGRGQRGPITNYDVAVTLTPEGVAEVTIDLRVDFASDDGHGIIFTLRPSPPR from the coding sequence ATGGGCACGCCTCGCGTCGGCCCTCACCGAGCTCGTGACGACCTGGCTGGTCACGCTGCCCGCGGCCGCGGACAACGCGGCCCGATCACCAACTACGACGTCGCGGTCACCCTCACCCCCGAGGGGGTGGCGGAGGTCACCATCGACCTGAGAGTCGACTTCGCCAGCGACGACGGGCACGGCATCATCTTCACCCTTCGACCCTCTCCTCCTCGCTGA
- a CDS encoding DUF2207 domain-containing protein has protein sequence MTKLRAGLSALLLALLSTWLLVLPAQADDSAPITNYDVKVNLTPEGVAEVQIDFTMDFAQVRGRGPYFVLPTTQKDGANPEEEYVFRYSNIDVDSPTGASTRVHRESKGDVTLLRIGDEDRVYSTPQDYTVTYDVEGLIVSDHPESGLDEFNWDVIGPAWESTFQNISVRVTGPTAVSDVACFYGRQYQNKCQASISGNTAAYTLDSLGRREPMQVVAGFPAGTFGGVEQIKQKRLTLGNAFDINPATGAVAGGGALAAIAGLVAIRRRHGRDDVYLGLTPGLTPAPGEKGNIGQASGKAPVTVQFHPPKGALPGEIGTLLDTTADDVDVSATIVDLAVRGFLKIESDGGKQFTLHATPPPQGEKLADYESKLLQDLFQGSSRVTAAELRGVSRQSVLANARSALYNAVVQKGWFKSNPISAQAGPMVLGFIVILAGLGTAFLLARSGWSLIAVPLIIFGAGLMVISGKFRKRTALGSAYLAQAKGFELYLATAEKDTLRFEENEDIFSKYLPYAMIFGIADRWSNLFAQLGAEGVYRADTSWYVGADLMHGFAFANAMNNLTESMSSAMQAAQAAGVAASTAGSSGGSGFSGGGGFGGGGGGSW, from the coding sequence ATGACGAAGCTGCGCGCCGGACTGTCCGCACTGTTGCTCGCCCTCCTGTCGACGTGGCTGCTCGTGCTGCCCGCCCAGGCCGACGACAGCGCCCCGATCACGAACTATGACGTCAAGGTCAACCTCACGCCCGAGGGCGTGGCCGAGGTGCAGATCGACTTCACCATGGACTTCGCGCAGGTGCGAGGGCGGGGGCCCTACTTCGTGCTGCCGACCACGCAGAAGGACGGGGCGAACCCCGAGGAGGAGTACGTGTTCCGCTACTCCAACATCGACGTCGACTCCCCTACCGGCGCCTCGACCCGGGTTCACCGCGAGTCGAAGGGCGACGTGACCCTGCTGCGCATCGGCGACGAGGACCGCGTCTACTCCACGCCCCAGGACTACACCGTCACCTACGATGTCGAGGGCTTGATCGTCTCCGACCACCCGGAGTCCGGCCTGGACGAGTTCAACTGGGACGTGATCGGCCCGGCCTGGGAGTCCACCTTCCAGAACATCTCGGTCAGGGTGACTGGCCCGACCGCCGTTTCCGATGTCGCGTGCTTCTATGGCCGCCAGTACCAGAACAAGTGCCAGGCGAGCATCTCCGGTAACACGGCCGCCTACACGCTCGACAGCCTGGGCCGCAGGGAGCCGATGCAGGTCGTCGCCGGCTTCCCGGCGGGAACCTTCGGCGGCGTCGAGCAGATCAAGCAGAAGCGCCTGACGCTCGGCAACGCGTTCGACATCAATCCCGCGACCGGAGCCGTCGCGGGCGGCGGCGCGCTCGCCGCGATCGCGGGCCTCGTCGCGATCCGCCGCAGGCACGGCCGCGACGACGTCTACCTCGGCCTGACGCCCGGCCTCACCCCCGCCCCAGGCGAGAAGGGCAACATCGGTCAGGCTTCGGGCAAGGCCCCCGTCACCGTCCAGTTCCATCCCCCGAAGGGCGCCCTGCCGGGCGAGATCGGAACGCTGCTCGACACGACGGCCGACGACGTCGACGTCTCGGCCACCATCGTGGACCTCGCGGTGCGCGGCTTCCTCAAGATCGAGTCCGACGGCGGTAAGCAGTTCACCCTGCACGCCACCCCTCCCCCGCAAGGTGAGAAGCTGGCCGACTACGAGTCGAAGCTGCTCCAGGATCTGTTCCAGGGCTCCTCGCGGGTGACCGCGGCCGAGCTGCGGGGGGTCTCGCGCCAGTCGGTGCTCGCGAACGCCCGCTCCGCTCTGTACAACGCCGTCGTGCAGAAGGGCTGGTTCAAGTCGAACCCCATCTCCGCACAGGCCGGACCCATGGTGCTCGGCTTCATCGTGATCCTCGCCGGCCTCGGCACCGCCTTCCTCCTCGCCCGGAGCGGCTGGAGCCTGATCGCCGTCCCGCTGATCATCTTCGGCGCGGGCCTGATGGTCATCTCCGGCAAGTTCCGCAAGCGCACGGCGCTGGGTTCGGCCTATCTCGCCCAGGCGAAGGGCTTCGAGTTGTATCTCGCGACGGCGGAGAAGGACACCCTGCGGTTCGAGGAGAACGAGGACATCTTCTCGAAGTACCTGCCGTACGCGATGATCTTCGGGATCGCCGACCGCTGGTCCAACCTGTTCGCCCAGCTTGGCGCGGAGGGCGTCTACCGCGCCGACACCTCCTGGTACGTCGGTGCCGACCTGATGCACGGCTTCGCCTTCGCCAATGCCATGAACAACCTCACCGAGTCGATGTCCAGCGCGATGCAGGCCGCGCAGGCGGCCGGTGTCGCGGCCTCGACCGCCGGCTCCTCCGGCGGCTCGGGCTTCAGCGGCGGCGGCGGCTTCGGCGGCGGTGGCGGCGGCTCCTGGTAG